In Bombus fervidus isolate BK054 chromosome 11, iyBomFerv1, whole genome shotgun sequence, a single genomic region encodes these proteins:
- the Ck gene encoding unconventional myosin-VIIa ck isoform X3, translating to MSRSAIGVLDIFGFENFSHNSFEQFCINYANENLQQFFVQHIFKLEQEEYNHEGINWQHIEFVDNQDALDLIAIKQLNIMALIDEESKFPKGTDQTMLAKIHKTHGSHRNYLKPKSDINTSFGLNHFAGVVFYDTRSFLEKNRDTFSADLLQLIHISSNKFLQACFAEDIGMGSETRKRAPTLSTQFKKSLDSLMKTLCSCQPFFIRCIKPNEYKKPMMFDRGLCCRQLRYSGMMETIRIRRAGYPIRHSFPEFVERYRFLIPGIPPAHKVDCHAVTSKICHIVLGRSDYQLGHTKVFLKDAHDLFLEQERDRVLTRKILILQRNIRGWVYRRRFLRMRAAATVVEKYWRGYAQRQRYKRMRIGYMRLQALIRSRVLSHRFRHLRGHIVALQARARGYLVRKMYQKKLWAIVKIQAHVRRLIAQRRYKKIKYEYRLHVEALRLRKKEERELKDQGNKRAKEIAEQNYRERMQELERKEIEMELEDRRRMEIKKNLINDAAKKQDEPVDDSKLVEAMFDFLPDSSSEAPTPARETSVFNDLPAPKADQQEIISPVQTASEDEEDLSEFKFQKFAATYFQGNITHQYSRKPLKHPLLPLHTQGDQLAAQALWITILRFTGDLPEPRFHTMDRDTTSVMSKVTATLGRNFIRSKEFQEAQMMGVDPETFLRQKPRSIRHKLVSLTLKRKNKLGEDVRRKLQEDEYTADSYQSWLEARPTSNLEKLHFIIGHGILRAELRDEIYCQICKQLTNNPSKSSHARGWILLSLCVGCFAPSEKFVNYLRAFIREGPPGYAPYCEDRLKRTFNNGTRNQPPSWLELQATKSKKPIMLPITFMDGNTKTLLADSATTARELCNQLSDKISLRDQFGFSLYIALFDKVSSLGSGGDHVMDAISQCEQYAKEQGAQERNAPWRLFFRKEIFAPWHEPTEDQVATNLIYQQVVRGVKFGEYRCDKEEDLAMIAAQQYYIEYHTDMNVDRLYTLLPNYIPDYCLTGIDKAIDRWGHLVLQAYKKSYYLKEKVPALRVKEDIVGYAKFKWPLLFSRFYEAYRNSGPNLPKNDVIIAVNWTGVYVVDDQEQVLLELSFPEITTVSSQKTNKMFTQTFNLSTVRGEEFTFQSPNAEDIRDLVVYFLEGLKKRSKYVIALQDYKAPGEGSSFLTFQKGDLIILEDESTGETVLNSGWCIGTCERTGEKGDFPAETVYVLPSLTKPPNDILSLFSIEGTENGRKLYPQQVNGVESRDKPHTLLEYAIDHFRTPPKRTMSKALTLTTARRGHTDELWHHSRDPIKQPLLKKLISKEELAEEACFAFNAILKYMGDLPTKRPRIGNEYTDLIFDGPLKNEILRDEIYCQIMKQLTDNRNRLSEERGWELMWLATGLFTCSQSLLKELTLFLRTRRHPISQDSLQRLQKTLRNGQRKYPPHQVEVEAIQHKTTQIFHKVYFPDDTDEAFEVDSSTRAKDFCQNIAQRLNLRSAEGFSLFVKIADKVISVPEGDFFFDFVRHLTDWIRKARPSRDGVSPQFTYQVFFMKKLWTNTVPGKDRNADLIFHFHQELPKLLRGYHKCTKEEASRLAALVYRVRFGESKQELQAIPQMLRELIPGDLVKVQSSNDWKRSIIAAYNQDAGMSPEDAKITFLKIVYRWPTFGSAFFEVKQSTEPNYPELLLIAINKHGVSLIHPQTKDILVTHPFTRISNWSSGNTYFHMTIGNLVRGSKLLCETSLGYKMDDLLTSYISLMLTNMNKQRTIRIK from the exons ATGTCCAGAAGCGCCATAGGTGTATTGGATATATTCGGCTTTGAAAATTTCAGTCACAATAGCTTCGAGCAGTTTTGCATCAACTATGCCAATGAAAATCTGCAACAATTTTTCGTGCAACATATCTTTAAGCTGGAACAAGAAGAATACAATCACGAAGGTATCAACTGGCAGCATATCGAGTTCGTCGACAATCAGGATGCGCTCGATTTGATAGCTATCAAGCAGTTGAACATCATGGCCTTGATAGACGAAGAATCAAAGTTTCCGAAGGGTACGGACCAGACCATGTTAGCTAAGATACACAAAACGCACGGCAGTCAtcggaattatttaaaaccaAAATCAGACATTAATACGTCGTTCGGCCTTAATCACTTCGCCGGTGTCGTGTTCTACGATACCAGAAGCTTCCTCGAGAAGAACAGGGACACGTTTAGCGCCGATTTATTGCAGCTGATTCACATAtcgtcgaataaatttttgcaGGCCTGTTTCGCCGAGGACATCGGTATGGGATCAGAGACTAGGAAACGAGCACCTACTCTGTCCACTCAGTTCAAGAAATCCTTGGACTCCCTGATGAAAACATTGTGCAGTTGCCAACCTTTCTTCATCAGATGTATCAAACCAAACGAGTACAAGAAACCGATGATGTTCGACAGAGGACTTTGTTGTCGACAATTGAGATACTCCGGCATGATGGAAACGATTCGAATTCGTAGAGCTGGTTATCCTATCAGACATTCCTTCCCGGAGTTCGTGGAGAGATATCGGTTTCTCATTCCGGGTATACCTCCGGCGCATAAGGTCGACTGCCACGCGGTTACATCCAAAatctgtcacatagtattgggAAGATCGGATTATCAACTCGGACATACAAAAGTGTTTCTCAAAGACGCTCACGACTTGTTCTTGGAGCAGGAACGCGATCGCGTTTTAACGCGGAAGATTCTAATCTTACAACGCAATATACGTGGCTGGGTTTACAGAAGAAGATTCCTTCGCATGAGAGCAGCCGCGACTGTCGTCGAAAAATACTGGAGAGGCTACGCGCAACGACAACGATACAAACGTATGCGTATCGGTTACATGCGACTTCAAGCGTTGATCAGATCGCGAGTGTTATCGCACAGATTCAGGCATCTCAGGGGACACATAGTCGCTCTTCAAGCCCGAGCCAGAGGCTACCTGGTACGGAAAATGTACCAAAAGAAATTGTGGGCGATCGTGAAGATACAAGCTCACGTTCGAAGATTGATCGCGCAAAGACGCTACAAAAAGATCAAGTATGAGTATCGGTTGCACGTCGAAGCGTTGAGGcttcgaaagaaagaagagcgGGAGTTGAAGGACCAAGGGAATAAACGAGCGAAAGAAATTGCCGAGCAGAACTATAGAGAACGAATGCAAGAattggaaagaaaagagatagAGATGGAACTGGAAGACCGGCGCAGAATGGAGATTAAGAAGAATCTAATAAACGATGCAGCCAAAAAACAAGACGAACCGGTCGACGATAGTAAATTGGTGGAGGCGATGTTTGATTTTCTACCGGATTCGAGCAGCGAGGCTCCGACACCTGCTAGGGAAACCTCTGTATTCAATGATCTACCTGCGCCAAAGGCAGACCAACAGGAGATCATTAGCCCCGTTCAAACAGCATCGGAGGACGAGGAAGATTTATCGGAATTCAAGTTTCAAAAGTTCGCGGCAACTTACTTTCAAGGGAATATTACGCATCAGTATTCGAGGAAGCCTCTGAAACACCCTTTGTTGCCTTTACACACGCAAGGAGATCAGCTAGCTGCCCAAGCACTGTGGATCACGATACTTCGTTTCACCGGAGACTTACCCGAACCTAGATTTCACACGATGGACAGAGATACGACCTCGGTCATGTCGAAAGTCACAGCGACTCTTGGCCGTAATTTCATACGAAGCAAAGAGTTTCAAGAGGCGCAAATGATGGGCGTCGATCCGGAAACGTTTCTCAGACAAAAACCACGATCGATAAGACATAAGTTGGTGTCGTTAACGCTGAAACGAAAAAACAAATTGGGCGAGGATGTCAGACGGAAACTACAAGAGGACGAATACACGGCGGATAGTTATCAGTCCTGGCTGGAAGCGAGACCTACCTCGAACCTCGAGAAGCTTCATTTCATTATCGGCCATGGAATATTGCGCGCGGAATTAAGAGACGAGATATACTGTCAAATATGCAAACAACTGACCAACAACCCATCCAAGTCGTCGCACGCTCGCGGCTGGATCTTACTATCGCTGTGCGTCGGATGTTTCGCTCCGTCCGAAAAATTCGTCAATTACTTGCGAGCATTCATCAGGGAGGGACCACCCGGATATGCACCGTACTGCGAGGATCGACTCAAGAGAACGTTCAACAACGGTACGCGAAACCAACCGCCAAGCTGGTTGGAGCTTCAAGCGACCAAATCCAAGAAACCAATTATGTTGCCGATCACGTTTATGGACGGTAACACTAAAACGCTGCTCGCTGATTCCGCCACCACCGCCAGAGAACTGTGCAACCAGCTCTCCGATAAGATATCGTTGCGCGACCAGTTCGGATTTTCTCTTTATATCGCGTTGTTTGATAAAGTCTCGTCGCTCGGCAGCGGCGGTGACCACGTGATGGATGCCATCTCGCAGTGTGAGCAATACGCCAAGGAACAAGGTGCTCAAGAACGGAATGCTCCGTGGAGATTGTTCTTCAGAAAGGAGATATTCGCACCTTGGCACGAACCGACCGAAGATCAAGTCGCTAccaatttaatttatcaacaGGTAGTTAGGGGAGTAAAATTCGGCGAGTATCGTTGCGATAAAGAAGAAGATTTAGCGATGATCGCCGCCCAACAATATTACATCGAATATCACACCGACATGAACGTCGATAGACTTTACACTCTTTTGCCAAATTACATACCGGACTATTGCCTGACCGGTATCGACAAAGCAATCGACAGATGGGGACATCTGGTTCTACAGGCGTATAAAAAG AGTTATTATTTAAAGGAAAAGGTACCTGCTTTGCGGGTTAAAGAGGATATCGTCGGGTATGCAAAGTTCAAGTGGCCATTActcttttctcgtttctacGAAGCGTACAGAAATTCCGGGCCGAACTTGCCGAAAAACGACGTTATCATAGCGGTGAATTGGACCGGAGTGTACGTCGTAGACGATCAAGAACAAGTACTTCTCGAATTGTCGTTTCCCGAAATCACCACCGTGTCTAGTCAAAA AACGAATAAAATGTTCACGCAAACGTTCAACTTGTCAACGGTGCGAGGAGAGGAATTCACTTTTCAAAGCCCTAACGCCGAAGACATTCGCGATCTGGTGGTATACTTTTTAGAAGGTTTGAAGAAACGTAGCAAATACGTTATCGCTTTGCAAGATTACAAAGCACCAGGCGAAGGTTCGTCGTTCTTGACCTTTCAAAAGGGGGATCTTATCATTCTGGAGGACGAGAGTACCGGTGAAACTGTCCTTAATTCGGGATGGTGCATCGGCACGTGCGAAAGAACCGGAGAAAAAGGCGATTTTCCAGCCGAGACAGTATACGTTTTGCCCTCGCTAACGAAACCACCGAACGATATTTTA TCTCTATTCAGCATCGAAGGAACGGAAAATGGCCGCAAATTATATCCACAGCAAGTAAATGGAGTAGAATCCCGTGACAAACCTCATACCCTTTTAGAATACGCTATTGATCACTTCCG AACACCGCCAAAGAGGACTATGTCAAAGGCGTTGACTCTAACAACAGCGCGACGCGGACACACCGACGAATTGTGGCATCATTCCAGAGATCCTATTAAACAACCTCTCTTAAAGAAGTTGATATCGAAAGAAGAATTAGCCGAGGAAGCGTGTTTCGCTTTTAACGCGATTTTGAAATACATGGGTGATTTGCCAACGAAAAGACCGCGTATCGGCAACGAGTATACGGATCTTATTTTTGACGGACCATTGAAAAACGAAATTCTTCGAGACGAAATTTATTGTCAAATCATGAAACAACTAACCGATAATCGAAATAGACTGAGCGAAGAACGTGGTTGGGAATTGATGTGGCTTGCCACCGGTCTCTTCACTTGCAGTCAAAGTCTCTTAAAA GAATTGACTCTGTTTTTACGCACGAGACGGCATCCCATATCTCAGGATTCTTTACAAAGGCTACAAAAAACCTTACGTAACGGTCAACGGAAGTATCCTCCGCACCAAGTGGAAGTAGAAGCTATACAGCACAAAACGACGCAAATATTTCACAAAGTTTACTTTCCTGACGACACGGACGAA GCGTTCGAAGTGGATTCGTCAACGAGAGCTAAAGATTTTTGTCAAAATATAGCGCAAAGACTGAACTTACGCTCTGCAGAAGGATTCAGTCTGTTTGTGAAGATCGCCGATAAAGTCATCTCGGTTCCAGAAGGGGATTTCTTCTTCGACTTTGTACGACATTTGACGGATTGGATAAGAAAAGCTCGACCCTCTCGCGATG GTGTATCACCTCAATTTACGTATCAAGTATTTTTCATGAAGAAATTATGGACCAACACTGTTCCCGGTAAAGATAGGAACGCAGACCTCATTTTCCACTTTCACCAAGAGCTTCCTAAATTATTAAGAG GTTACCATAAATGTACCAAGGAAGAAGCATCCAGATTAGCAGCACTAGTGTACAGAGTTCGTTTTGGTGAAAGCAAGCAGGAACTTCAAGCTATTCC GCAAATGTTAAGAGAACTTATACCTGGAGATTTAGTAAAGGTACAAAGTTCTAACGATTGGAAGAGATCGATAATAGCAGCGTACAATCAGGATGCTG GTATGAGTCCAGAAGATGCCAAAATAACGTTTTTGAAAATAGTTTATCGATGGCCAACCTTTGGTTCAGCCTTTTTCGAAGTCAAACAAAGCACAGAACCAAATTATCCAGAATTATTGTTAATCGCTATAAATAAGCACGGTGTAAGTCTTATACATCCACAAACGAAA GATATACTAGTAACGCATCCATTTACAAGAATCTCAAATTGGTCGTCGGGTAATACTTATTTTCATATGACGATTGGAAATTTAGTCAGAGGTTCGAAACTATTGTGCGAAACTTCGCTCGGATACAAAATGGATGATCTATTAACTTCATATATTTCGTTAATGCTTACAAATATGAATAAACAGCGCACGATACGGATAAAGTAA